The genome window GGCGGGCCACCTTTGGCCGGTCGGGCTGCTGAAGCCGAACGATTGGGGCTTGTTCGACACATTGGGCAACGCGCTCGAATGGTGCCAGGATTATTTCGACCATGGGGACCTGGCGTTCGTCGGCAAGATCGACCCCTCGCCGGTCATTAGCGGCCAGATTCGGGTCGCGCGGGGCGAAAAGTTTCTTAGCGAACTGCCGAATGTCCGCATGGCCCGCCGCGATCTGAAGCATCCTCCGGAAAGCGAAGACTTCATCCTCGGCTTCCGCCCAGCCCGCACCATGCAATAGACGAATCGGCCCGCGTCGCCAAATTCGACCGAGTGTGGTCAAAAAGGGTTCAGACGTGGAACTCCCCCCTAGGCCGGCCTAGTCCGGCGGCGGCGTGCCATCCTTGTTGTCGCTCGGCGCAACGACTGCTATAGTAAAGTATTAGGGTTGATCGCCGGCAAAGCGGGGGCGCGGAGTCTTAGCACGCCGCTGGTGGCGAGCCGGCCCCGACGCTGCGAGACACACAAGGATTCGTCGATGCCTCCGGTCGTGCTTGATATTCGCAACGCCGAAGATTCGCGCGATGTCGTGCATCGGGCCGTGCAGGCGCTCGCCGAGGGGCACGTGATTGCGCTGCCGACCGAAACGGTCTATTCCCTAGCCGCCAGCGCGCTCGACGAAACGGCCGTGGCCAAACTGCTCGTGGCCAAGCGGCGGGCGGCAAGTGTTCGCCCACTCACCTTGGCCGTGAAAAGCGCCGACGATGCGCTCGACTACGTGCCACAGATGAGCGGGCTCGCGCAGCGGCTGGCTCGCCGCTGCTGGCCGGGCCCAGTGACGCTCGTTTGCCGCGACGATCATCCGGCCAGCGTGTTGACGCAGCTGGCCCCGGCCGTGCGCCAGGCAGTGGTGCCGTCGGGAGCGGTCGGACTGCGTGTGCCGGCCCATCCTTTTTTTCTCGATGTGATGCGGCTCTTGGCCGGGCCACTGGCCATTTCCAGCGCGAATCGCAGCGGGCAACCGGAATCGAAAGCGGCTTCGGAAGTCGTGCGGGCTTTGGGCGACGACGTGGCCATGGTGCTGGACGACGGCGAAAGCCGTTTCGGATCGTGCTCGAGCGTGGTGAAGGTCGAAAACGGGCGGCTCGAACTGCTCCGGCCAGGCGTTGTTTCCGAGCAAACGCTGCGGCGGCTGTCGAACCTCGTGATTCTATTGATCTGCACCGGCAATACCTGCCGCAGCCCCATGGCCGAGATCATCGCCCGGCAAATCCTGGCTGAGCGGTTGGGCTGCGAGGCGGACGATTTGGAAGACCGCGGGATCACGGTGCAATCGGCCGGTTTGTCGGCGATGAGCGGCGGCGGAGCGGCCTGCGAGGCCGTCGATGTGATGGCGGAAATGGGGCTCGATCTTTCGGCGCACGAGAGCCGCCCGCTCGGCGATCGTCTGGTGCGATTTGCCGATGTGATTTGGACGATGACGCGGATGCATCGGCAATCGGTGTTGGCCCGCTGGCCCGAGGCCGCGCGGCGCACCGAATTGCTGGCCCTCGATCAGACGGACATTCCCGACCCGATCGGCAGTTCGCAGGATGTGTATCGCGCGTGTGCCAAGCAATTGCACAAAGAGTTGTCGGACAGGCTTTCCAAGTTGGAATTGTGATTCCCCCATCGCCCGTTTCCAGGGTCCGCAACGCGAGCAAGGATAGGTTTTTTCGAATGGTTTGCTCGCCGTGTGCCAATTCACTGGTCCATGGTCAACGAGAACCGGCCATGCCTTGATTTGGACCGGCGGTGTTTTGAATAGAGAACGAAATCATGCGAGTGGCTCTCGGCAGTGATCATCGCGGCGTGCATGTGAAATCGAAGCTCTTGGAGCTTTTGACGCGGCTCGGGCATTCTGTCGAGGATGTCGGCAGCAGTTCGACCGAAAGTTGCGATTATCCCGACGTGGCGGCGAAGGTGGCCCGGAAAATCTCTGCCGGCGACGCCGATCGCGGCATTC of Pirellulales bacterium contains these proteins:
- a CDS encoding L-threonylcarbamoyladenylate synthase, which codes for MPPVVLDIRNAEDSRDVVHRAVQALAEGHVIALPTETVYSLAASALDETAVAKLLVAKRRAASVRPLTLAVKSADDALDYVPQMSGLAQRLARRCWPGPVTLVCRDDHPASVLTQLAPAVRQAVVPSGAVGLRVPAHPFFLDVMRLLAGPLAISSANRSGQPESKAASEVVRALGDDVAMVLDDGESRFGSCSSVVKVENGRLELLRPGVVSEQTLRRLSNLVILLICTGNTCRSPMAEIIARQILAERLGCEADDLEDRGITVQSAGLSAMSGGGAACEAVDVMAEMGLDLSAHESRPLGDRLVRFADVIWTMTRMHRQSVLARWPEAARRTELLALDQTDIPDPIGSSQDVYRACAKQLHKELSDRLSKLEL